The genomic segment GTATTACTTCAACCCAATAGCAGGGGCCCACTATTTGCGGGCAGAACTCTAGCTCCACCCGCGTTCTCGCTTAGGCCTGGGCTTGAGCCAGCAAGGTGGCAGCGTCGCTCACTTCAAATTTGCCGGGGCCTTCAATGTTCAAAGTTGCGACTTTGCCGTCCTTGACCAACATCGAATAACGGTTGGAACGCAGACCCAAACCTTTACCGGTGAGATCCAGAGTCAAGCCAGTCGCTTTGGCAAACGCAGCGTCACCGTCGGCAAGCATACGCACTTTGGTGCCGGTTTTTTGATCGCGCGCCCATGCGCCCATCACAAACGCGTCATTCACGCTCACGCACCAGATTTCGTCGACACCAGCTGCCTTAAAAGCCTCTGCATACTCCACATAGCCGGGCACATGTTTGGCAGAGCAGGTGGGAGTAAAGGCGCCAGGCAGAGCAAACACGGCGATGGTCTTGCCCGCGGTGGCCTTCGCGACAGGCACTGCGTTAGGACCGATGCTGCAACCTTCGCCTTCGATCTCTGAGTACTCCATAAGTGTGGTGTCTGGAAGTGCGTCGCCGACTTGAATCATATTTGCTCCTTATGCAAAGTGTTAATACCAATGAAAACGGCCCACATTGTGGGCCGTTTCTTATTCAACTGCAGGAATGAAGTCGTAAAGACTTAAACCGCAGCTGCCTTCTCTACCAAACGGGTCGCAACCCAGTTCTTGGTTTTGGAGATAGGCTTGCTTTCGGTAATTTCGATCACGTCGCCCAACTTGTACTCGCCCTTTTCGTCATGGGCGTGGTACTTGCTGGTCTTCGCAACGATCTTGCCGTAGAGCTCGTGCTTCACACGACGCTCAATCAGCACTGTCACAGTCTTAGCACGCTTGTCGCTGACCACCTTGCCAACCAAGGTGCGCTTGAGGGATTTTTTAGCTTCCGTCATTTATCGCTCCTTATTTGGCGGATTTTTCAGCGCTTTGCTTTTGCACAAGAATAGTCTTGGCGCGAGCAATATCGCGGCGCGCAGAGCGCAACGAAGCGGTGTTGTTGATTTGTTGCGTGGCCTTTTGCATACGCAGACCGAAGTGGGCTTTTTGCAAAGCCTTGACTTCGTCTTTCAGGCCGGCAACGTCTTTTTGGCGCAGTTCAGCAGCTTTCGTCATTTCGATTTCTCCTGAATTACTGGCCGATCATGCGGCTGACAAATGTCGTACGCAATGGCAGCTTTGCAGCAGCCAAACGGAAAGCTTCGCGAGCGAGTTCTTCGGGCACGCCGACGATCTCAAACACGATCTTACCGGGCTGAATCTCAGCCACGTAGTACTCGGGGTTACCTTTACCGTTACCCATACGCACTTCAGCAGGCTTCTGGGAAATCGGCTTGTCAGGGAACACGCGGATCCAG from the Rhodoferax potami genome contains:
- the rpsQ gene encoding 30S ribosomal protein S17 translates to MTEAKKSLKRTLVGKVVSDKRAKTVTVLIERRVKHELYGKIVAKTSKYHAHDEKGEYKLGDVIEITESKPISKTKNWVATRLVEKAAAV
- a CDS encoding peroxiredoxin translates to MIQVGDALPDTTLMEYSEIEGEGCSIGPNAVPVAKATAGKTIAVFALPGAFTPTCSAKHVPGYVEYAEAFKAAGVDEIWCVSVNDAFVMGAWARDQKTGTKVRMLADGDAAFAKATGLTLDLTGKGLGLRSNRYSMLVKDGKVATLNIEGPGKFEVSDAATLLAQAQA
- the rplP gene encoding 50S ribosomal protein L16, translating into MLQPARRKYRKEQKGRNTGVATRGSSVAFGDFGLKCTDRGRLTARQIEAARRAISRHVKRGGRIWIRVFPDKPISQKPAEVRMGNGKGNPEYYVAEIQPGKIVFEIVGVPEELAREAFRLAAAKLPLRTTFVSRMIGQ
- the rpmC gene encoding 50S ribosomal protein L29, whose amino-acid sequence is MTKAAELRQKDVAGLKDEVKALQKAHFGLRMQKATQQINNTASLRSARRDIARAKTILVQKQSAEKSAK